One Nocardioides aromaticivorans genomic window carries:
- a CDS encoding PucR family transcriptional regulator, translating into MADAPPPLSADVLVTTVATALQARITELASSMRDRLSNRIEELDEDGAIFELLYASIEGNIENILYSLRHDITLDKIEPPSAAYEYARRLAQRGVPMSALVRAYRLGQQHLLEMTFAECDRLEAPVEVRSEAYERIVKVTFDYIDWISQGVVTVYEGERERWLAERNSARVGRVEELIAGAPIDIDAAETTLGYRLRVPHLGGVLWVDETGTQQDQLSRFTRAATSIAEFLGSSRTPLVIPRDRASAWIWISVRDEVELDVGGIQSLLAKAGGPPAPNLALGRLASGVEGFRRTHREALHAQQVAMVGDDPQRSVTTFDEPGLKVAALLANDLDTARTWVQETLGDLALDDEQHERLRHTLLLFFQHDSSYTATAEAMLMHKNSVKYRIASAEKAMGWPVSSDRQAIELALTACHWLGRALLIPTH; encoded by the coding sequence GTGGCAGACGCTCCCCCTCCACTCTCCGCCGACGTGCTGGTGACCACCGTCGCGACGGCGCTCCAGGCCCGGATCACCGAGCTGGCCAGCAGCATGCGCGACCGCCTCTCGAACCGCATCGAGGAGCTCGACGAGGACGGCGCGATCTTCGAGCTGCTCTACGCCAGCATCGAGGGCAACATCGAGAACATCCTCTACTCGCTGCGCCACGACATCACGCTCGACAAGATCGAGCCGCCGTCGGCGGCCTACGAGTACGCGCGGCGGCTCGCCCAGCGCGGGGTGCCGATGAGCGCCCTGGTGCGCGCCTACCGGCTCGGCCAGCAGCACCTGCTGGAGATGACCTTCGCCGAGTGCGACCGGCTCGAGGCGCCGGTCGAGGTCCGCTCGGAGGCCTACGAGCGGATCGTGAAGGTCACCTTCGACTACATCGACTGGATCTCGCAGGGCGTGGTCACGGTCTACGAGGGCGAGCGCGAGCGCTGGCTGGCCGAGCGCAACAGCGCCCGGGTCGGCCGGGTCGAGGAGCTCATCGCCGGCGCCCCGATCGACATCGACGCCGCCGAGACCACGCTGGGCTACCGCCTGCGGGTGCCGCACCTCGGTGGCGTGCTGTGGGTCGACGAGACCGGCACCCAGCAGGACCAGCTCTCCCGCTTCACCCGTGCCGCGACGTCGATCGCGGAGTTCCTCGGCTCGTCGCGTACGCCGCTGGTGATCCCGCGCGACCGCGCGTCGGCGTGGATCTGGATCTCGGTCCGCGACGAGGTCGAGCTCGATGTCGGCGGGATCCAGTCCCTCCTGGCCAAGGCCGGTGGACCGCCGGCGCCCAACCTGGCGCTCGGCCGGCTCGCGTCGGGGGTGGAGGGCTTCCGTCGTACCCACCGCGAGGCGTTGCACGCCCAGCAGGTGGCGATGGTCGGCGACGACCCGCAGCGCTCGGTCACGACCTTCGACGAGCCCGGCCTCAAGGTCGCCGCCCTGCTGGCCAACGACCTCGACACCGCCCGCACCTGGGTGCAGGAGACGCTCGGCGACCTGGCCCTCGACGACGAGCAGCACGAGCGACTGCGGCACACGCTGCTCTTGTTCTTCCAGCACGACAGCAGCTACACCGCCACCGCCGAGGCGATGTTGATGCACAAGAACTCGGTGAAGTACCGGATCGCGTCCGCCGAGAAGGCGATGGGCTGGCCGGTCAGCTCCGACCGACAGGCGATCGAGCTCGCGCTCACCGCGTGCCACTGGCTCGGCCGGGCCCTGCTGATCCCCACGCACTGA